From Antennarius striatus isolate MH-2024 chromosome 14, ASM4005453v1, whole genome shotgun sequence, the proteins below share one genomic window:
- the zgc:63863 gene encoding TBC1 domain family member 20, whose translation MKRFKRKKEKASFGECRNGSVSREQDCGRKQKLAEIHQALISDPVDIENLRKAAASKGGLLTDEVRRKVWPKLLNINVYKLPHKPGRDVRKNHKDYNQVVLDVRRSLKRFPEGMPATERGVLQEKLIDIMLEVLKQNPQLYYYQGYHDVAVSLLLVVGERMAIAMLDTLSKFHLRDFMDPTMDRTKHILNYLMPILEQVDPELHDFMIRAEVGTIFALSWLITWFGHVLSEFKHTLRLYDFFLASHPLMPIYLAATIVLHREKEVKQTECDMAMVHHLLSRIPQDLPYELLIGRAQDLFEQYPPSLLAKQAALQSHKSLCISTFPAFQLSTLHQRPDSVLQRLTRAPGTTVSRRGLEAALSRGRPWGKGNRMVKMAVWGLSATLGAAVFAVAQTAMDWGPEVLLQLF comes from the exons ATGAAAAGAtttaagagaaagaaagaaaaggcgagCTTTGGAGAGTGTAGGAATGGATCTGTCAGCAGAG AACAAGATTGTGGGAGGAAGCAGAAGCTGGCTGAGATCCATCAGGCTCTGATCAG TGATCCGGTGGATATTGAGAATCTGAGGAAGGCGGCAGCCAGCAAAGGAGGACTGCTCACCGATGAAGTCAGGAGGAAGGTTTGGCCAAAACTGCTCAACATCAATGTGTACAAGCTGCCACATAAACCTG GTCGAGATGTTAGGAAGAACCACAAGGATTACAATCAAGTGGTTCTGGATGTCAGGAGGTCCTTGAAGCGGTTCCCTGAAG GTATGCCGGCCACAGAGAGGGGCGTGCTTCAGGAGAAGCTGATCGACATCATGCTGGAGGTTCTAAAACAGAACCCTCAGCTTTATTACTACCAGGGTTACCACGATGTCGCCGTCTCTCTGCTGCTGGTGGTCGGGGAGCGGATGGCCATCGCCATGCTAGACACGCTTTCCAAATTCCATCTCAGGGATTTTATGGATCCGACCATGGACCGCACCAAACACATTCTGAACTACCTGATGCCTATTTTGGAGCAGGTTGATCCAGAGCTGCATGACTTCATGATCAG GGCGGAAGTGGGAACCATCTTCGCGCTGTCCTGGCTCATCACCTGGTTCGGCCACGTGCTGTCAGAGTTCAAACACACCCTGAGACTCTACGACTTCTTCCTGGCCTCACACCCGCTGATGCCCATCTACCTCGCCGCCACG attgTGTTGcacagagagaaggaggtgaAGCAGACGGAGTGCGACATGGCCATGgtccaccacctcctctcccGCATCCCCCAGGACCTCCCGTATGAGCTCCTGATTGGCCGAGCCCAGGACCTGTTTGAGCAGTACCCCCCGTCTCTATTGGCCAAGCAGGCGGCGCTGCAGTCACACAAGAG TCTCTGTATCAGCACCTTCCCAGCGTTCCAGCTCTCCACCCTCCACCAGAGACCCGACTCCGTCCTCCAACGCCTCACCAGGGCCCCCGGCACCACCGTGTCCAGACGCG GCCTGGAAGCGGCTTTGTCCCGAGGCCGGCCGTGGGGGAAGGGGAACAGGATGGTGAAGATGGCGGTGTGGGGTCTCTCTGCCACGCTGGGGGCGGCGGTGTTCGCCGTGGCGCAGACGGCGATGGACTGGGGACCGGAAGTGTTGCTGCAGCTGTTCTGA
- the dgat1a gene encoding diacylglycerol O-acyltransferase 1a yields MSDRAEMRGPGARRRRTTIPANDGGKVKQTNGGKCHDAAAGSPPRCPGRGRTDERRVDTDVGVSGVSGRGPRKERSAVEDINERLSCHVLQESLLSSASGYSNYRGILNWCVVMLVLSNARLFLENIIKYGILVDPIQVVSLFLKDPYSWPAPCLIIVSNLFILAALYTERRLAVGTISETSGLILHLFNLSSLLILPSFVVLTVSSVTPVGGVISLGIYTVLFLKLYSYQDTNRWCREIRQAKAKRLTRSYSCPSVAQSNGSVAHAHVSYPGNLTHRDMYYFVFAPTLCYQLNFPRSPRIRKRFLMRRLFEMLFFMQLLVGLIQQWMVPSIQNSMKPLQEMDFSRMVERLLKLAVPNHLIWLIFFYWFFHSSMNFVAELLQFGDREFYKDWWNSETVTYFWANWNIPVHKWCLRHFYKPMLKKGINKLLAQTAVFLVSAFFHEYLVSVPLKMFRLWAFMGMMAQVPLAWFVSRFLNGNYGNAAVWLSLILGQPVAVLMYVHDYYVTHYGGTT; encoded by the exons ATGAGCGACAGAGCCGAGATGAGAGGGCCCGGAGCCCGCCGGAGGAGGACGACCATCCCCGCTAATGACGGCGGAAAAGTCAAGCAAACCAACGGGGGCAAGTGTCACGATGCCGCCGCCGGGAGCCCCCCGCGGTGTCCCGGTAGAGGCAGGACGGACGAGCGGAGGGTGGACACGGACGTGGGGGTGTCGGGGGTGTCGGGACGCGGTCCGAGGAAAGAGAGGAGCGCGGTGGAAGACATCAATGAAAGACTCAG TTGTCACGTCCTCCAGGAGTCTCTGCTGAGCTCGGCCAGCGGGTacagcaactacagaggaatccTCAACTGGTGCGTCGTCATGCTG GTGCTGAGCAACGCTCGTCTCTTCCTGGAGAACATCataaa ATATGGTATCTTGGTGGACCCCATTCAAGTGGTATCTCTCTTCTTGAAGGACCCGTATAGCTGGCCGGCGCCATGCCTTATCATAG TGTCTAACCTTTTCATCCTGGCAGCCTTGTACACCGAGAGGCGTCTGGCTGTG GGCACCATTTCTGAAACCAGCGGCCTGATCCTTCACCTGTTCAACCTGTCGTCCCTGTTGATCCTCCCTTCATTCGTTGTCCTCACCGTTTCCTCTGTGACTCCAG tgggTGGTGTGATCTCCCTTGGAATCTACACAGTGCTGTTTCTCAAGCTCTACTCCTACCAAGACACCAACAGGTGGTGCAGAGAAATCAGACAAGCGAAGGCCAAGAGGCTCACGCGATCGTACTCGT GTCCGTCTGTGGCGCAGTCCAACGGATCAGTCGCTCACGCTCACGTCTCCTACCCGGGCAACCTGACGCACAGAG ACATGTACTACTTTGTCTTTGCCCCAACTCTCTGCTACCAGCTCAACTTCCCACGGTCGCCACGGATACGCAAGAGGTTCCTGATGCGGCGGCTTTTTGAAATG CTGTTCTTCATGCAGCTGTTGGTGGGATTGATCCAGCAG TGGATGGTTCCCTCCATACAGAACTCCATGAAACCATTGCAG GAAATGGACTTTTCTCGGATGGTGGAGCGCCTCCTAAAGTTAGCT GTTCCTAACCATCTGATATGGTTAATATTCTTCTACTGGTTTTTCCACTCCTCTATGAACTTTGTGGCAGAGCTCCTGCAGTTCGGTGACAGAGAGTTTTACAAAGACTGGTG gAACTCTGAGACCGTCACGTATTTCTGGGCCAACTGGAACATCCCAGTTCACAAGTGGTGTCTCAG acaCTTCTATAAGCCCATGTTGAAGAAGGGGATCAACAAGCTTCTGGCTCAGACGGCCGTCTTCCTGGTATCCGCTTTCTTCCATGAG TACCTGGTGAGTGTTCCTCTGAAGATGTTCAGACTGTGGGCCTTCATGGGGATGATGGCTCAG GTTCCTCTGGCTTGGTTCGTGAGCCGTTTCCTGAATGGAAACTATGGCAACGCCGCCGTGTGGCTCTCACTCATCCTTGGCCAACCAGTCGCCGTGCTGATGTATGTTCACGACTACTATGTCACTCACTATGGAGGCACTACATAG
- the LOC137607743 gene encoding cilia- and flagella-associated protein 20-like, with protein sequence MFRHTFQGSLLSILYSIGSNPLEIWEEKVRNGQIGLILDNDIRSQVLEVEGANVSTTYISCPADPKKTLGIQLPVLVLIVKNLEKYFSFEVQVLDDKNFRRRFRVSNYRGTVRVDPLICTLPLRLDNGWNQILFNISDFTSMAYGTNYVETLRIQINANCRIRRVYFSDKLYSEDQLPPDFKVYSPVHGQVKRASTHGSPYKLYQARS encoded by the exons ATGTTTAGACACACTTTTCAAGGTTCGCTTCTGTCTATTTTATACAGCATTGGCAGCAACCCCCTTGAAATATGGGAAGAAAAG GTGAGGAACGGTCAAATTGGGTTAATCCTCGACAACGACATCCGCTCACAGGTGTTGGAGGTCGAAGGGGCAAACGTcag CACCACATACATATCTTGCCCAGCAGACCCAAAGAAGACGTTGGGTATCCAGCTTCCTGTTTTGGTCTTGATTGTCAAGAATCTAGAGAAGTACTTCTCATTTGAAGTCCAG GTGCTGGATGACAAAAATTTTCGCCGGCGGTTTAGGGTAAGTAACTACCGGGGCACGGTTCGGGTGGATCCATTAATCTGCACCCTGCCCCTGAGGCTGGACAACGGCTGGAACCAGATCCTGTTCAACATATCGGACTTCACCAGTATGGCCTACGGTACCAATTACGTTGAGACGCTGCGCATACAG ATCAACGCCAACTGTCGCATCAGGAGAGTCTATTTCTCAGACAAGTTGTACTCTGAGGATCAGCTCCCACCAGATTTTAAAGTCTACTCTCCTGTCCATGGGCAGGTAAAACGCGCCTCCACACA TGGATCGCCATACAAGCTCTATCAGGCAAGAAGCTAA
- the LOC137607541 gene encoding cilia- and flagella-associated protein 20-like, producing MFRNTYQGSLLSILYSIGSKPLEIWEEKVKNGQIRKITDDEIRSQVLEVEGVNVSTTYISCPADPKKTLGIQLPVLVLIVKNLGKYFSFEVQVLDDKNFRRRFRVSNYRSASRVDPLMCTLPMRLDIGWNIIPLNLSYFTSLAYGTNYVETLRVQIHANCRVRRVYFSDKLYSEDKLPASFKLYLPVRREQAKRQQPQQPQQPQQPQQPQQPQQPQQPQQQ from the exons atgtttagaaaCACTTATCAAGGGTCGCTTTTGTCTATTCTATACAGCATCGGCAGTAAGCCCCTTGAAATATGGGAAGAAAAG GTGAAGAATGGTCAAATCAGGAAAATCACCGACGATGAGATCCGCTCACAggtgttggaggtggaaggTGTGAACGTcag CACCACATACATATCTTGCCCAGCAGACCCAAAGAAGACGTTGGGTATCCAGCTTCCTGTTTTGGTCTTGATAGTCAAGAATCTAGGGAAGTACTTCTCATTTGAAGTCCAG GTGCTGGATGACAAAAATTTTCGCCGACGGTTTAGGGTAAGTAACTACCGAAGCGCATCTCGGGTGGATCCATTAATGTGCACCCTGCCCATGAGGTTGGACATCGGCTGGAACATAATCCCGCTCAACCTATCATACTTCACCAGTTTGGCCTATGGCACCAATTATGTTGAGACGCTGCGTGTACAG ATCCACGCCAACTGTCGCGTTAGGAGAGTCTATTTCTCAGACAAGTTGTACTCTGAAGATAAGCTCCCGGCAAGTTTTAAACTCTACCTTCCCGTCCGGAGGGAGCAAGCTAAG CGGCAGCAGCCTCAGCAGCCGCAGCAGCCGCAGCAGCCGCAGCAGCCGCAGCAGCCGCAGCAGCCgcagcagccgcagcagcaGTAG
- the LOC137607539 gene encoding H-2 class I histocompatibility antigen, K-Q alpha chain-like isoform X1, with translation MRLVTMTTLVLVVLLGTGVPGAAGVTHSLKYFETTSSGVPNFPEYVAVGLIDDVQIVHYDSNTKRTEPKQDWMEKITADDPEYWNRETRINEGNHETAKVNIETAKKRFNQSEGFHIDQRMYGCQWDDETGEVTGFEQYGYNGEDFLVLDLKTETWIAPRPQALITKHRWDHDRAWMEHKKHYYTQICPEWGRKYLENGRSSLLRTVNNKDERHTDNTSDPSHQTEEQTVTPGEEHLKCVCAPPPELPSVFLLQKTPSSPVSCFATGFYPDRAALFWRRDGEELHEEVDHGEILPNHDGTFQTSVDLNLSSVAPEDWRRYDCVFQLEGVEDDLVTRLDKGKIWTNWEEPTDVTPPTTTTIITIIAVLVLALVVMAAVGFKLSRQRTAKRGSVPEDSSELSERLQPGVGEQPEVGAQPEVGEHQNVI, from the exons ATGCGACTGGTCACCATGACGACcttggttctggtggttctcctGGGAACAGGTGTACCTGGTGCGGCGGGAG tgACTCACTCTCTGAAGTATTTCGAAACTACATCTTCTGGAGTCCCAAACTTCCCAGAGTATGTGGCTGTTGGGTTGATTGATGACGTTCAGATTGTTCATTATGACAGTAACACCAAGAGAACAGAACCCAAACAGGACTGGATGGAGAAAATCACAGCAGATGATCCTGAGTACTGGAACCGAGAGACTAGGATCAATGAGGGGAACCATGAGACGGCCAAAGTCAACATTGAAACTGCAAAGAAACGTTTTAACCAATCTGAAG gtttCCATATTGACCAGAGGATGTATGGTTGTCAGTGGGACGATGAGACTGGAGAGGTTACTGGTTTTGAGCAGTATGGTTATAATGGAGAAGACTTCCTGGTCCTGGACCTGAAGACAGAGACCTGGATCGCTCCCAGACCTCAGGCTCTCATCACCAAACACAGATGGGATCATGACAGAGCTTGGATGGAACATAAAAAGCATTACTACACCCAGATTTGTCCTGAGTGGGGGAGGAAGTATTTGGAGAATGGGAGGAGCTCTCTGCTGAGAACAG taaacaataaagatgaacgacacacagacaacacttCAGATCCATCCCatcaaacagaagaacaaacagtGACTCCTGGTGAGGAGCatctaaagtgtgtttgtgctcctcctccagagctCCCCTCAGTGTTCCTCCTCCAGAAGACCCCCTCCTCTCCAGTCAGCTGCTTCGCTACAGGTTTCTACCCTGACAGAGCTGCACTCTtctggaggagagatggagaggagcttCATGAGGAGGTGGACCACGGAGAGATCCTCCCCAACCATGATGGAACCTTCCAGACCAGTGTTGACCTGAACCTTTCATCGGTGGCCCCTGAAGACTGGAGGAGGTACGACTGTGTGTTCCAGCTGGAAGGTGTGGAGGACGACTTGGTCACCAGACTGGACAAAGGAAAGATCTGGACCAACTGGG AGGAGCCCACTgacgtgaccccccccaccaccaccaccatcatcaccatcatcgctGTACTGGTTCTTGCTCTCGTTGTCATGGCAGCCGTTGGGTTCAAGCTTTCCagacagaggacag CTAAACGTGGTTCAGTTCCTGAGGACAGCTCTGAGCTCTCTGAGAGACTGCAGCCGGGGGTCGGGGAGCAGCCGGAGGTCGGGGCGCAACCAGAGGTCGGGGAGCACCAGAATGTGATCTGA
- the LOC137607539 gene encoding H-2 class I histocompatibility antigen, K-Q alpha chain-like isoform X2: MRLVTMTTLVLVVLLGTGVPGAAGVTHSLKYFETTSSGVPNFPEYVAVGLIDDVQIVHYDSNTKRTEPKQDWMEKITADDPEYWNRETRINEGNHETAKVNIETAKKRFNQSEGFHIDQRMYGCQWDDETGEVTGFEQYGYNGEDFLVLDLKTETWIAPRPQALITKHRWDHDRAWMEHKKHYYTQICPEWGRKYLENGRSSLLRTELPSVFLLQKTPSSPVSCFATGFYPDRAALFWRRDGEELHEEVDHGEILPNHDGTFQTSVDLNLSSVAPEDWRRYDCVFQLEGVEDDLVTRLDKGKIWTNWEEPTDVTPPTTTTIITIIAVLVLALVVMAAVGFKLSRQRTAKRGSVPEDSSELSERLQPGVGEQPEVGAQPEVGEHQNVI, translated from the exons ATGCGACTGGTCACCATGACGACcttggttctggtggttctcctGGGAACAGGTGTACCTGGTGCGGCGGGAG tgACTCACTCTCTGAAGTATTTCGAAACTACATCTTCTGGAGTCCCAAACTTCCCAGAGTATGTGGCTGTTGGGTTGATTGATGACGTTCAGATTGTTCATTATGACAGTAACACCAAGAGAACAGAACCCAAACAGGACTGGATGGAGAAAATCACAGCAGATGATCCTGAGTACTGGAACCGAGAGACTAGGATCAATGAGGGGAACCATGAGACGGCCAAAGTCAACATTGAAACTGCAAAGAAACGTTTTAACCAATCTGAAG gtttCCATATTGACCAGAGGATGTATGGTTGTCAGTGGGACGATGAGACTGGAGAGGTTACTGGTTTTGAGCAGTATGGTTATAATGGAGAAGACTTCCTGGTCCTGGACCTGAAGACAGAGACCTGGATCGCTCCCAGACCTCAGGCTCTCATCACCAAACACAGATGGGATCATGACAGAGCTTGGATGGAACATAAAAAGCATTACTACACCCAGATTTGTCCTGAGTGGGGGAGGAAGTATTTGGAGAATGGGAGGAGCTCTCTGCTGAGAACAG agctCCCCTCAGTGTTCCTCCTCCAGAAGACCCCCTCCTCTCCAGTCAGCTGCTTCGCTACAGGTTTCTACCCTGACAGAGCTGCACTCTtctggaggagagatggagaggagcttCATGAGGAGGTGGACCACGGAGAGATCCTCCCCAACCATGATGGAACCTTCCAGACCAGTGTTGACCTGAACCTTTCATCGGTGGCCCCTGAAGACTGGAGGAGGTACGACTGTGTGTTCCAGCTGGAAGGTGTGGAGGACGACTTGGTCACCAGACTGGACAAAGGAAAGATCTGGACCAACTGGG AGGAGCCCACTgacgtgaccccccccaccaccaccaccatcatcaccatcatcgctGTACTGGTTCTTGCTCTCGTTGTCATGGCAGCCGTTGGGTTCAAGCTTTCCagacagaggacag CTAAACGTGGTTCAGTTCCTGAGGACAGCTCTGAGCTCTCTGAGAGACTGCAGCCGGGGGTCGGGGAGCAGCCGGAGGTCGGGGCGCAACCAGAGGTCGGGGAGCACCAGAATGTGATCTGA